One genomic segment of Brassica napus cultivar Da-Ae chromosome A3, Da-Ae, whole genome shotgun sequence includes these proteins:
- the LOC106420722 gene encoding NAD-dependent protein deacetylase HST1 isoform X4: MAPRRGRRKKGLMREDAARDAMRAYGFEEGVIKVCIKELLELYGGEWFLIEEFSYSVLLNKCLEKQAELDSNVAEEEEEEMAEEHNEEMAQEEQDNNVAEEEEMTEEQNEVMAHEEEEEEEQEQHVEYGRDHVGSNSASLVGCGAETGEASVIDYASPPVAFHSSDYAHHSVGGAKSCGWLSDEEDSAVDDDDDDDDEMIQLTPEPLCEELKELLREVRGEEKKRKRPTRWDT; this comes from the exons ATGGCGCCgcgtagaggaagaagaaag AAGGGATTGATGCGGGAGGATGCGGCACGTGATGCAATGAGAGCATATGGATTTGAGGAGGGTGTTATCAAGGTCTGTATCAAGGAACTGTTAGAG TTGTATGGTGGGGAATGGTTTCTGATCGAAGAGTTTAGTTACTCGGTGCTTCTAAACAAATGTCTTGAAAAGCAAGCAGAACTAGACAGTAATgtggctgaagaagaagaagaagaaatggctgaggaacatAACGAAGAGATGGCTCAGGAAGAACAAGACAATAACgtggctgaagaagaagaaatgaccGAGGAACAAAATGAAGTGATggctcatgaagaagaagaagaagag GAGCAGGAGCAGCATGTTGAGTATGGAAGAGACCATGTTGGTAGCAACTCAGCATCTTTGGTGGGATGTGGTGCCGAGACAG GAGAAGCATCAGTAATAGATTATGCATCACCGCCAGTAGCTTTTCACTCATCAGATTATGCGCACCATTCGGTTGGAG GTGCCAAAAGCTGTGGATGGCTAAGTGATGAGGAGGATAGtgctgttgatgatgatgatgatgatgatgatgagatgaTTCAGCTGACTCCAGAACCGCTATGTGAAGAACTTAAAGAGCTACTGAGGGAAGTACgtggagaggagaagaagaggaagagacccACGAGGTGGGACACCTAA
- the LOC106420722 gene encoding NAD-dependent protein deacetylase HST1 isoform X2 has product MAPRRGRRKKGLMREDAARDAMRAYGFEEGVIKVCIKELLELYGGEWFLIEEFSYSVLLNKCLEKQAELDSNVAEEEEEEMAEEHNEEMAQEEQDNNVAEEEEMTEEQNEVMAHEEEEEEEQEQHVEYGRDHVGSNSASLVGCGAETAFSLGEASVIDYASPPVAFHSSDYAHHSVGGAKSCGWLSDEEDSAVDDDDDDDDEMIQLTPEPLCEELKELLREVRGEEKKRKRPTRWDT; this is encoded by the exons ATGGCGCCgcgtagaggaagaagaaag AAGGGATTGATGCGGGAGGATGCGGCACGTGATGCAATGAGAGCATATGGATTTGAGGAGGGTGTTATCAAGGTCTGTATCAAGGAACTGTTAGAG TTGTATGGTGGGGAATGGTTTCTGATCGAAGAGTTTAGTTACTCGGTGCTTCTAAACAAATGTCTTGAAAAGCAAGCAGAACTAGACAGTAATgtggctgaagaagaagaagaagaaatggctgaggaacatAACGAAGAGATGGCTCAGGAAGAACAAGACAATAACgtggctgaagaagaagaaatgaccGAGGAACAAAATGAAGTGATggctcatgaagaagaagaagaagag GAGCAGGAGCAGCATGTTGAGTATGGAAGAGACCATGTTGGTAGCAACTCAGCATCTTTGGTGGGATGTGGTGCCGAGACAG CTTTTTCATTAGGAGAAGCATCAGTAATAGATTATGCATCACCGCCAGTAGCTTTTCACTCATCAGATTATGCGCACCATTCGGTTGGAG GTGCCAAAAGCTGTGGATGGCTAAGTGATGAGGAGGATAGtgctgttgatgatgatgatgatgatgatgatgagatgaTTCAGCTGACTCCAGAACCGCTATGTGAAGAACTTAAAGAGCTACTGAGGGAAGTACgtggagaggagaagaagaggaagagacccACGAGGTGGGACACCTAA
- the LOC106420722 gene encoding NAD-dependent protein deacetylase HST1 isoform X1 codes for MAPRRGRRKKGLMREDAARDAMRAYGFEEGVIKVCIKELLELYGGEWFLIEEFSYSVLLNKCLEKQAELDSNVAEEEEEEMAEEHNEEMAQEEQDNNVAEEEEMTEEQNEVMAHEEEEEEEEQEQHVEYGRDHVGSNSASLVGCGAETAFSLGEASVIDYASPPVAFHSSDYAHHSVGGAKSCGWLSDEEDSAVDDDDDDDDEMIQLTPEPLCEELKELLREVRGEEKKRKRPTRWDT; via the exons ATGGCGCCgcgtagaggaagaagaaag AAGGGATTGATGCGGGAGGATGCGGCACGTGATGCAATGAGAGCATATGGATTTGAGGAGGGTGTTATCAAGGTCTGTATCAAGGAACTGTTAGAG TTGTATGGTGGGGAATGGTTTCTGATCGAAGAGTTTAGTTACTCGGTGCTTCTAAACAAATGTCTTGAAAAGCAAGCAGAACTAGACAGTAATgtggctgaagaagaagaagaagaaatggctgaggaacatAACGAAGAGATGGCTCAGGAAGAACAAGACAATAACgtggctgaagaagaagaaatgaccGAGGAACAAAATGAAGTGATggctcatgaagaagaagaagaagag GAGGAGCAGGAGCAGCATGTTGAGTATGGAAGAGACCATGTTGGTAGCAACTCAGCATCTTTGGTGGGATGTGGTGCCGAGACAG CTTTTTCATTAGGAGAAGCATCAGTAATAGATTATGCATCACCGCCAGTAGCTTTTCACTCATCAGATTATGCGCACCATTCGGTTGGAG GTGCCAAAAGCTGTGGATGGCTAAGTGATGAGGAGGATAGtgctgttgatgatgatgatgatgatgatgatgagatgaTTCAGCTGACTCCAGAACCGCTATGTGAAGAACTTAAAGAGCTACTGAGGGAAGTACgtggagaggagaagaagaggaagagacccACGAGGTGGGACACCTAA
- the LOC106420722 gene encoding NAD-dependent protein deacetylase HST1 isoform X3 encodes MAPRRGRRKKGLMREDAARDAMRAYGFEEGVIKVCIKELLELYGGEWFLIEEFSYSVLLNKCLEKQAELDSNVAEEEEEEMAEEHNEEMAQEEQDNNVAEEEEMTEEQNEVMAHEEEEEEEEQEQHVEYGRDHVGSNSASLVGCGAETGEASVIDYASPPVAFHSSDYAHHSVGGAKSCGWLSDEEDSAVDDDDDDDDEMIQLTPEPLCEELKELLREVRGEEKKRKRPTRWDT; translated from the exons ATGGCGCCgcgtagaggaagaagaaag AAGGGATTGATGCGGGAGGATGCGGCACGTGATGCAATGAGAGCATATGGATTTGAGGAGGGTGTTATCAAGGTCTGTATCAAGGAACTGTTAGAG TTGTATGGTGGGGAATGGTTTCTGATCGAAGAGTTTAGTTACTCGGTGCTTCTAAACAAATGTCTTGAAAAGCAAGCAGAACTAGACAGTAATgtggctgaagaagaagaagaagaaatggctgaggaacatAACGAAGAGATGGCTCAGGAAGAACAAGACAATAACgtggctgaagaagaagaaatgaccGAGGAACAAAATGAAGTGATggctcatgaagaagaagaagaagag GAGGAGCAGGAGCAGCATGTTGAGTATGGAAGAGACCATGTTGGTAGCAACTCAGCATCTTTGGTGGGATGTGGTGCCGAGACAG GAGAAGCATCAGTAATAGATTATGCATCACCGCCAGTAGCTTTTCACTCATCAGATTATGCGCACCATTCGGTTGGAG GTGCCAAAAGCTGTGGATGGCTAAGTGATGAGGAGGATAGtgctgttgatgatgatgatgatgatgatgatgagatgaTTCAGCTGACTCCAGAACCGCTATGTGAAGAACTTAAAGAGCTACTGAGGGAAGTACgtggagaggagaagaagaggaagagacccACGAGGTGGGACACCTAA